The genomic segment AAGGAGGGCGATAGATATTTTTCTTTTGGCACGAAGCTAGTATGTTGCATGGCTGATTGTCTGCTCGTTGTGTGCTGAGAGTCCTTTCGCGGTTGTTCGCCTGAGACAGAATCCAGTCGCGTCGACTTTTGGGTCGTGAGAGACGGCACATTGCTACCACCACCTGTCAGAGCGTCTCATGTCTGTTGCCGTCTGCTACCTTCACTGTGCAGTTGCCCTGCGCGCAGTTTCGTCGAACGCTTCATTTGCCTCTTTGAACTGCCGGCGGCAGCCATTTCGAGGCCCGGCTTCGCCGTCTGGAAATCTGGGTTTTTTCACTCATCCACCGGGTCAAACTCCGACGTTCATACCTTACTTTTCGCCGCCTGGCACGCCCTCGCCTCCGTCGTTTAGCCGCGGGTCTCGGCCAAATGCTCATACACCGTCTCCGGGATCCGGGCATTCCGACGGCGGTCCGTCATGTGGACATGCCTGGACAGGGAAAACTGCCAAGCTCGAAGAAGGCGTACTTGGTTACGCCAGCAGTGTCCCTGCACCTAGAAAGTTCGTCCCAAACCTTAGCAAGAGTGGGGCGGTGCTTGGggtgaagacagaagagaaaccgaCTGCGGCTTTCGACTGCAGCAAGGGCAACCTAAGTGCCATGgttctccgctctcttcagacgggggaaacgaagaaagtgGCACAGGGAAAGGTAAGCGGACCTCTTGGCATATCCAGCCTCTTGCGTGGCAGGTGTTTAGTTACAACAACATTCTCGTCCGGTGTGCCAGTGTTGCGGTCTCCCCTCACTGAGTAGCGGATCTGTAAGTCGTGTTGCTGCTTTTGCGGCTCTTCGTTCACCATGCTATCTTCGCTTGCTGAGCCACTCTCCCGCGTTTCTGTATTTTAAATACCTTCTAATTGTACTGACCTCTACATGTGATCTGTTGTGTGCCCTCCGCTCTGGTTTTCGCAGTTTGAACCCGGGGGGCGACGCGGCGCGCCTGCTTTTGGCTCACCTCCGGATTCGTGCGACGGCACCGCAGCGTCACCCATCGGCTTTGAAGGTGGCAGACGCCCTCTGCATTTGGCGTCTCCCGCAGCTATTCGGGAAAGCAATCTGCGATTGATGTACCAGCACCAGTTGTTTTCCAAGGacgggaagaaggcagactGCAAGAAGTCCCGGCGTCTCATGGAACTGTCCTGGATTGGCATgcaagaagacgacgaggatgCCCTTTCTGGGGGCACTTCGGGGTGCTACACTCCCATCAGTCTTCCCTTTGTTgtcagagaaggagacggggGTATCGAAGGGGTTGCACACCAGAGAAGCGTAAGTTCAGATAGACGCAGTGGCGCGCTTAAGGTGCTCCTTAATCCCCAACACAGAATTGTACAAAGCTGTTGGCAGGTCAGTCGTACAAAGCCGGTCTTACGAAAGTGTCTGCAATCCAAAACAAGCGTACGTTGTGGGCGTGGTGAGCAAGTTCTATCTGAGAGTCGGGAGCGTCGACTAGAGCGCGTTACAGCCAACTTTTTATACAAGTCTCGCGATTTTTGAAAGTCCCGAAATCTCCATTTCTTTCGTTGCTTGACTGCGGTAATGCACACTTCTCCCAAGAATTGTTGTGACAACTCATAGACAGCAATTTCTTTAGAACTTGTCTGACGCATTATCTTGGATAAGTTTTGGTCTCCGCATTCGCAGTGCTATATGAGGGCATCGCATTATCACCCTTTTGCGCATTTTTGTTTTTGTACAGGTGAGTGACACAAGTTCTATGAGCATGGAAACCGCGACTGCGCGAGGAGCTGAAAGTCGCCGAAAACGGCCGTCTGCCCGTCAtgtggaagaagcgaaccgCTTCGCCGCGGGTCTTCTTCTGGTGGGcaacaaaggagaagaaagaggcgagaggggcGGCGACACGTGGGATTTGGCTGACGGCGAGGATGGTAGTGGCACGTAAGTCGGTTGTGCCGATGTCAATCGACAAACTGTGGATGAGCAGACTTCATTTCACGTCACTGAACGATCACCACTGGACAGGCGAGCAGCCAGCGAAGCGAGAAATAGTGTCAGGTGCGCAAACACGTCACAGCACAAGTCAGGGAAAGAGGATTTTAGAGAACCGTGTGGTATCTCGACGTCGCGAACCAAGAATACTCCCCTGCGCGAGAAGTGTTTTTAATTGGCCGTGAC from the Toxoplasma gondii ME49 chromosome IX, whole genome shotgun sequence genome contains:
- a CDS encoding hypothetical protein (encoded by transcript TGME49_266680), translated to MSGPGSEAGRQVPSTGSARHRQASAPPRVRGADSADSGQQPLALRAVSSNASFASLNCRRQPFRGPASPSGNLGFFTHPPGQTPTFIPYFSPPGTPSPPSFSRGSRPNAHTPSPGSGHSDGGPSCGHAWTGKTAKLEEGVLGYASSVPAPRKFVPNLSKSGAVLGVKTEEKPTAAFDCSKGNLSAMVLRSLQTGETKKVAQGKFEPGGRRGAPAFGSPPDSCDGTAASPIGFEGGRRPLHLASPAAIRESNLRLMYQHQLFSKDGKKADCKKSRRLMELSWIGMQEDDEDALSGGTSGCYTPISLPFVVREGDGGIEGVAHQRSVSDTSSMSMETATARGAESRRKRPSARHVEEANRFAAGLLLVGNKGEERGERGGDTWDLADGEDGSGTDFLHICFPSLFPPMDRQAMNEARQARAAEREARRCNTRGARDGDASECGSQNATKDSATQGAKAGVRSGAPGNGKKSSKTSQPAKPVGPSPPLPLASLPDGRIGKLLLHRSGRVELRLLSAMAHKSGCSLASKSDCGSGSSADMQDDERGKGLGGTLTKNKSNEEPGMCFEVNIGSECTFAQEVGCLVEDTSEFLFLGKCNKRMVIAPDVQRCLRPVTACETL